In one window of Gemmatimonadota bacterium DNA:
- a CDS encoding NifU family protein gives MSRQKEIEDVLTALRPALHADGGDVEFVDFDEGDGVVRLRLLGLCETCPISSVTLKQGIERRLVAAVPGVRQVLAI, from the coding sequence ATGAGCCGCCAGAAGGAAATCGAGGACGTTCTCACGGCGCTTCGGCCTGCCTTGCATGCCGACGGCGGCGACGTGGAGTTCGTCGACTTCGATGAGGGCGACGGCGTGGTTCGGCTCCGGCTGCTGGGGCTGTGCGAGACGTGCCCCATCTCCTCGGTCACCCTCAAGCAGGGCATCGAACGGAGGCTCGTTGCGGCGGTCCCGGGCGTGCGCCAGGTTCTGGCAATCTAG